A single window of Nasonia vitripennis strain AsymCx chromosome 4, Nvit_psr_1.1, whole genome shotgun sequence DNA harbors:
- the LOC100118705 gene encoding apoptosis-resistant E3 ubiquitin protein ligase 1 isoform X3, whose product MPDKTSGNRYGAREKDFFSEEISSIGMSVRPSGSASSGISSLASCGEVEALPELPPQDEERLQRAARLLQQRLVLRQWLADHGLHNHYQRLMQMEVVSLEDVYWVEDNAARAALGKDLPRWIQARQTLPTSKEDLDVLKADLWSSVVKNSQHQDAWTWGGMLVVSVSVAGLVTLAAMTQPALAPEAKHSLLQYVTGKYLLPSNCRVHFEWDEPQLVGETMTFNVKFYQRNGQPYPICDKDNLIVEVTEGTRRVATFIELGGTDPLAANTAVVKFTVRHAGQYRIAVLIGSCHVHGSPFLKNFLPGPPDPNKTVFVRHSSTVVCTAGIAHSMTIEPRDEYDNLCVFGINDKPVEGYTVNITQIGSSAGDSSQTPCSVQLEYDTPNQRIRLKVSFPKGGCYHATVSLSGLQLHNGDFDIIVLESKDNCAVARAVHNNVASKDPDICYAAKLLGMQGEKFSKPKKVFCFISPKQLTIKEYLLKFIPKRLVTFRLCPSTKFHFDSPNNQHEGYDSFTIDDGCQPPVELISHYRDIIAATFTLFLLKNIGGSETFADKQDFFYHEVRKHHQKHYHEKLSMKVQRDKLLESSMKATKGFSVSDWCRNFEITFQGEQGVDWGGVRREWFELICAALFDPGNGLFESFGESQQALVHPNSKRPPQLKLKHFEFAGRIVGKCLYESALGGSYRQLVRARFTRSFLAQIIGLRVHYKYFEQDDPDLYLSKVKYILENDVEEMELFFVEEEYDKDGQLTKLAELIPGGSKVRVTNDMKLRYLDALAQHRLASSIRSEVDHFLRGLNELIPDNLLGIFDENELELLLCGTGEYSVTDLRAHHIANGSSPEFLRVLDWFWTAVSNFTQEEMARLLQFTTGCSQLPPGGFQQLSPRFQITAAPTFENLPTAHTCFNQLCLPDYECYDHFEKALLLAISEGTEGFGMI is encoded by the exons ATGCCTGACAAAACTTCCGGAAACCGATATGGAGCACGAGAGAAAGATTTCTTTTCCGAGGAAATTTCATCCATCGGCATGTCGGTCCGGCCAAGCGGCAGCGCCTCGTCTG GTATTTCGAGCCTGGCGAGTTGCGGCGAGGTCGAGGCGCTGCCGGAGCTGCCGCCCCAGGACGAGGAGCGGCTCCAACGCGCTGCGAGGCTACTCCAACAGCGGCTCGTTCTGCGCCAATGGCTCGCCGACCACGGGCTCCACAATCACTACCAGAG ATTGATGCAGATGGAGGTTGTGTCGCTGGAGGACGTCTACTGGGTAGAGGACAACGCGGCGAGGGCTGCACTGGGAAAAGACTTGCCCCGATGGATCCAGGCGAGACAAACGTTGCCGACTTCGAAGGAGGACCTGGACGTGCTGAAGGCCGACCTCTGGAGCTCCGTCGTCAAGAACAGTCAGCATCAGGACGCCTGGACTTGGG GCGGGATGCTGGTGGTGTCGGTGTCGGTGGCGGGCCTCGTCACCCTCGCGGCGATGACGCAACCGGCTCTCGCGCCCGAGGCCAAACACTCTCTTCTCCAGTACGTCACCGGCAAGTACCTTCTGCCCAGTAACTGCAGGGTCCACTTCGAGTGGGACGAGCCGCAACTCGTTGGCGAGACGATGACTTTTAACGTTAAg TTTTATCAGAGAAACGGTCAACCATATCCAATTTGCGACAAGGATAATCTAATCGTCGAGGTGACTGAAGGCACTCGTAGAGTGGCGACTTTTATAGAATTAGGCGGCACCGACCCCCTGGCGGCCAACACAGCAGTCGTCAAATTCACGGTGCGACACGCCGGACAATACCGAATCGCCGTGCTCATTGGATCTTGTCACGTTCACGGAAGCccgtttttgaaaaatttccttCCTG GACCCCCGGATCCGAACAAAACGGTTTTCGTGCGACACAGCTCGACCGTCGTCTGTACGGCCGGAATCGCTCACTCCATGACGATCGAACCGCGAGACGAATACGACAATCTCTGCGTTTTCGGAATCAATGACAAGCCCGTCGAGGGCTACACTGTAAATATAACCCAG ATCGGTAGCTCAGCTGGCGACTCGTCCCAGACGCCGTGTAGCGTACAGTTAGAGTACGACACTCCTAACCAGCGAATCCGGTTAAAAGTCAGCTTCCCGAAGGGCGGCTGCTACCACGCGACCGTCAGCCTGTCCGGCTTGCAGCTGCACAACGGAGACTTTGATATTATAGTCTTAGAAAGTAAGGACAATT GCGCAGTCGCTAGAGCTGTTCACAATAACGTTGCTTCCAAGGACCCCGACATCTGTTACGCGGCGAAGCTTTTAGGTATGCAAGGCGAGAAGTTCTCGAAGCCCAAGAAGGTATTCTGCTTCATCTCACCGAAACAGCTGACGATCAAGGAGTACTTGTTGAAATTCATCCCGAAGAGATTAGTTACTTTTAGACTTTGCCCATCCACCAAA TTTCACTTTGACAGTCCGAACAATCAACACGAAGGCTACGACTCTTTCACGATTGACGACGGATGCCAACCCCCTGTTGAATTGATCTCACACTACCGCGATATCATCGCTGCGACTTTCACGCTGTTCCTTCTGAAAAATATTGGCGGTAGCGAGACCTTCGCTGACAAGCAGGACTTTTTCTATCACGAAGTTAGGAAGCATCACCAAAAGCACTACCACGAAAAACTTTCCATGAAGGTTCAACGCGACAAGTTGTTGGAATCG TCGATGAAGGCCACGAAAGGATTTTCAGTGAGCGACTGGTGCCGAAACTTCGAGATAACATTTCAGGGAGAACAAG GCGTCGATTGGGGCGGAGTGCGCAGAGAATGGTTCGAACTTATCTGCGCTGCTCTCTTCGATCCCGGTAACGGGCTCTTCGAGTCCTTCGGAGAATCTCAACAGGCCCTAGTGCATCCTAACAGTAAACGACCCCCTCAGTTAAAGTTGAAGCATTTCGAATTCGCCGGCAGGATCGTCGGCAAGTGTCTGTACGAATCTGCATTGGGAGGTTCCTATCGGCAGCTTGTGCGAGCCAGGTTCACACGGTCCTTCTTAGCCCAAATTATCGGCCTTAGAGTACATTATAAATACTTCGAGCAAGACGATCCAGACTTGTACTTAAGCAAAGTTAAATATATCCTCGAAAACGACGTCGAGGAGATGGAATTGTTCTTTGTCGAGGAAGAGTATGACAAAGACGGTCAATTAACAAAA CTGGCAGAACTAATTCCAGGAGGTAGCAAAGTTCGCGTAACAAACGACATGAAGCTTCGATATTTAGATGCCTTAGCTCAACACAGGCTAGCTAGTTCCATTCGTAGTGAAGTTGATCACTTTTTGAGAGGATTGAACGAGCTCATTCCGGACAATCTTCTTGGaattttcgatgaaaatgagCTAgag TTACTCCTCTGCGGAACGGGAGAATATAGCGTCACCGATCTTCGAGCTCATCATATCGCAAATGGTAGCTCCCCTGAGTTCCTGAGAGTTCTTGACTGGTTCTGGACAGCTGTAAGCAACTTCACGCAAGAGGAAATGGCACGACTACTTCAGTTTACCACAGGTTGTTCCCAACTTCCTCCAGGAGGCTTTCAACAACTCAGCCCGCGTTTCCAAATCACCGCTGCACCCACTTTTGAGAACCTTCCAACGGCACACACATG CTTCAATCAACTCTGCTTGCCCGACTACGAGTGCTATGATCACTTTGAAAAGGCACTACTCCTGGCTATCAGCGAAGGGACCGAAGGTTTTggaatgatttaa
- the LOC100118705 gene encoding apoptosis-resistant E3 ubiquitin protein ligase 1 isoform X5 produces the protein MDAMELKDSSGMLVVSVSVAGLVTLAAMTQPALAPEAKHSLLQYVTGKYLLPSNCRVHFEWDEPQLVGETMTFNVKFYQRNGQPYPICDKDNLIVEVTEGTRRVATFIELGGTDPLAANTAVVKFTVRHAGQYRIAVLIGSCHVHGSPFLKNFLPGPPDPNKTVFVRHSSTVVCTAGIAHSMTIEPRDEYDNLCVFGINDKPVEGYTVNITQIGSSAGDSSQTPCSVQLEYDTPNQRIRLKVSFPKGGCYHATVSLSGLQLHNGDFDIIVLESKDNCAVARAVHNNVASKDPDICYAAKLLGMQGEKFSKPKKVFCFISPKQLTIKEYLLKFIPKRLVTFRLCPSTKFHFDSPNNQHEGYDSFTIDDGCQPPVELISHYRDIIAATFTLFLLKNIGGSETFADKQDFFYHEVRKHHQKHYHEKLSMKVQRDKLLESSMKATKGFSVSDWCRNFEITFQGEQGVDWGGVRREWFELICAALFDPGNGLFESFGESQQALVHPNSKRPPQLKLKHFEFAGRIVGKCLYESALGGSYRQLVRARFTRSFLAQIIGLRVHYKYFEQDDPDLYLSKVKYILENDVEEMELFFVEEEYDKDGQLTKLAELIPGGSKVRVTNDMKLRYLDALAQHRLASSIRSEVDHFLRGLNELIPDNLLGIFDENELELLLCGTGEYSVTDLRAHHIANGSSPEFLRVLDWFWTAVSNFTQEEMARLLQFTTGCSQLPPGGFQQLSPRFQITAAPTFENLPTAHTCFNQLCLPDYECYDHFEKALLLAISEGTEGFGMI, from the exons ATGGACGCCATGGAGTTGAAGGATTCGA GCGGGATGCTGGTGGTGTCGGTGTCGGTGGCGGGCCTCGTCACCCTCGCGGCGATGACGCAACCGGCTCTCGCGCCCGAGGCCAAACACTCTCTTCTCCAGTACGTCACCGGCAAGTACCTTCTGCCCAGTAACTGCAGGGTCCACTTCGAGTGGGACGAGCCGCAACTCGTTGGCGAGACGATGACTTTTAACGTTAAg TTTTATCAGAGAAACGGTCAACCATATCCAATTTGCGACAAGGATAATCTAATCGTCGAGGTGACTGAAGGCACTCGTAGAGTGGCGACTTTTATAGAATTAGGCGGCACCGACCCCCTGGCGGCCAACACAGCAGTCGTCAAATTCACGGTGCGACACGCCGGACAATACCGAATCGCCGTGCTCATTGGATCTTGTCACGTTCACGGAAGCccgtttttgaaaaatttccttCCTG GACCCCCGGATCCGAACAAAACGGTTTTCGTGCGACACAGCTCGACCGTCGTCTGTACGGCCGGAATCGCTCACTCCATGACGATCGAACCGCGAGACGAATACGACAATCTCTGCGTTTTCGGAATCAATGACAAGCCCGTCGAGGGCTACACTGTAAATATAACCCAG ATCGGTAGCTCAGCTGGCGACTCGTCCCAGACGCCGTGTAGCGTACAGTTAGAGTACGACACTCCTAACCAGCGAATCCGGTTAAAAGTCAGCTTCCCGAAGGGCGGCTGCTACCACGCGACCGTCAGCCTGTCCGGCTTGCAGCTGCACAACGGAGACTTTGATATTATAGTCTTAGAAAGTAAGGACAATT GCGCAGTCGCTAGAGCTGTTCACAATAACGTTGCTTCCAAGGACCCCGACATCTGTTACGCGGCGAAGCTTTTAGGTATGCAAGGCGAGAAGTTCTCGAAGCCCAAGAAGGTATTCTGCTTCATCTCACCGAAACAGCTGACGATCAAGGAGTACTTGTTGAAATTCATCCCGAAGAGATTAGTTACTTTTAGACTTTGCCCATCCACCAAA TTTCACTTTGACAGTCCGAACAATCAACACGAAGGCTACGACTCTTTCACGATTGACGACGGATGCCAACCCCCTGTTGAATTGATCTCACACTACCGCGATATCATCGCTGCGACTTTCACGCTGTTCCTTCTGAAAAATATTGGCGGTAGCGAGACCTTCGCTGACAAGCAGGACTTTTTCTATCACGAAGTTAGGAAGCATCACCAAAAGCACTACCACGAAAAACTTTCCATGAAGGTTCAACGCGACAAGTTGTTGGAATCG TCGATGAAGGCCACGAAAGGATTTTCAGTGAGCGACTGGTGCCGAAACTTCGAGATAACATTTCAGGGAGAACAAG GCGTCGATTGGGGCGGAGTGCGCAGAGAATGGTTCGAACTTATCTGCGCTGCTCTCTTCGATCCCGGTAACGGGCTCTTCGAGTCCTTCGGAGAATCTCAACAGGCCCTAGTGCATCCTAACAGTAAACGACCCCCTCAGTTAAAGTTGAAGCATTTCGAATTCGCCGGCAGGATCGTCGGCAAGTGTCTGTACGAATCTGCATTGGGAGGTTCCTATCGGCAGCTTGTGCGAGCCAGGTTCACACGGTCCTTCTTAGCCCAAATTATCGGCCTTAGAGTACATTATAAATACTTCGAGCAAGACGATCCAGACTTGTACTTAAGCAAAGTTAAATATATCCTCGAAAACGACGTCGAGGAGATGGAATTGTTCTTTGTCGAGGAAGAGTATGACAAAGACGGTCAATTAACAAAA CTGGCAGAACTAATTCCAGGAGGTAGCAAAGTTCGCGTAACAAACGACATGAAGCTTCGATATTTAGATGCCTTAGCTCAACACAGGCTAGCTAGTTCCATTCGTAGTGAAGTTGATCACTTTTTGAGAGGATTGAACGAGCTCATTCCGGACAATCTTCTTGGaattttcgatgaaaatgagCTAgag TTACTCCTCTGCGGAACGGGAGAATATAGCGTCACCGATCTTCGAGCTCATCATATCGCAAATGGTAGCTCCCCTGAGTTCCTGAGAGTTCTTGACTGGTTCTGGACAGCTGTAAGCAACTTCACGCAAGAGGAAATGGCACGACTACTTCAGTTTACCACAGGTTGTTCCCAACTTCCTCCAGGAGGCTTTCAACAACTCAGCCCGCGTTTCCAAATCACCGCTGCACCCACTTTTGAGAACCTTCCAACGGCACACACATG CTTCAATCAACTCTGCTTGCCCGACTACGAGTGCTATGATCACTTTGAAAAGGCACTACTCCTGGCTATCAGCGAAGGGACCGAAGGTTTTggaatgatttaa
- the LOC100118705 gene encoding apoptosis-resistant E3 ubiquitin protein ligase 1 isoform X2 codes for MFRWSTVLSGVFLALSMALPFSKLVMLASGNGNNGDVTEADQWLSEIGLKQYRPLFKQKGISSLASCGEVEALPELPPQDEERLQRAARLLQQRLVLRQWLADHGLHNHYQRLMQMEVVSLEDVYWVEDNAARAALGKDLPRWIQARQTLPTSKEDLDVLKADLWSSVVKNSQHQDAWTWGGMLVVSVSVAGLVTLAAMTQPALAPEAKHSLLQYVTGKYLLPSNCRVHFEWDEPQLVGETMTFNVKFYQRNGQPYPICDKDNLIVEVTEGTRRVATFIELGGTDPLAANTAVVKFTVRHAGQYRIAVLIGSCHVHGSPFLKNFLPGPPDPNKTVFVRHSSTVVCTAGIAHSMTIEPRDEYDNLCVFGINDKPVEGYTVNITQIGSSAGDSSQTPCSVQLEYDTPNQRIRLKVSFPKGGCYHATVSLSGLQLHNGDFDIIVLESAVARAVHNNVASKDPDICYAAKLLGMQGEKFSKPKKVFCFISPKQLTIKEYLLKFIPKRLVTFRLCPSTKFHFDSPNNQHEGYDSFTIDDGCQPPVELISHYRDIIAATFTLFLLKNIGGSETFADKQDFFYHEVRKHHQKHYHEKLSMKVQRDKLLESSMKATKGFSVSDWCRNFEITFQGEQGVDWGGVRREWFELICAALFDPGNGLFESFGESQQALVHPNSKRPPQLKLKHFEFAGRIVGKCLYESALGGSYRQLVRARFTRSFLAQIIGLRVHYKYFEQDDPDLYLSKVKYILENDVEEMELFFVEEEYDKDGQLTKLAELIPGGSKVRVTNDMKLRYLDALAQHRLASSIRSEVDHFLRGLNELIPDNLLGIFDENELELLLCGTGEYSVTDLRAHHIANGSSPEFLRVLDWFWTAVSNFTQEEMARLLQFTTGCSQLPPGGFQQLSPRFQITAAPTFENLPTAHTCFNQLCLPDYECYDHFEKALLLAISEGTEGFGMI; via the exons GTATTTCGAGCCTGGCGAGTTGCGGCGAGGTCGAGGCGCTGCCGGAGCTGCCGCCCCAGGACGAGGAGCGGCTCCAACGCGCTGCGAGGCTACTCCAACAGCGGCTCGTTCTGCGCCAATGGCTCGCCGACCACGGGCTCCACAATCACTACCAGAG ATTGATGCAGATGGAGGTTGTGTCGCTGGAGGACGTCTACTGGGTAGAGGACAACGCGGCGAGGGCTGCACTGGGAAAAGACTTGCCCCGATGGATCCAGGCGAGACAAACGTTGCCGACTTCGAAGGAGGACCTGGACGTGCTGAAGGCCGACCTCTGGAGCTCCGTCGTCAAGAACAGTCAGCATCAGGACGCCTGGACTTGGG GCGGGATGCTGGTGGTGTCGGTGTCGGTGGCGGGCCTCGTCACCCTCGCGGCGATGACGCAACCGGCTCTCGCGCCCGAGGCCAAACACTCTCTTCTCCAGTACGTCACCGGCAAGTACCTTCTGCCCAGTAACTGCAGGGTCCACTTCGAGTGGGACGAGCCGCAACTCGTTGGCGAGACGATGACTTTTAACGTTAAg TTTTATCAGAGAAACGGTCAACCATATCCAATTTGCGACAAGGATAATCTAATCGTCGAGGTGACTGAAGGCACTCGTAGAGTGGCGACTTTTATAGAATTAGGCGGCACCGACCCCCTGGCGGCCAACACAGCAGTCGTCAAATTCACGGTGCGACACGCCGGACAATACCGAATCGCCGTGCTCATTGGATCTTGTCACGTTCACGGAAGCccgtttttgaaaaatttccttCCTG GACCCCCGGATCCGAACAAAACGGTTTTCGTGCGACACAGCTCGACCGTCGTCTGTACGGCCGGAATCGCTCACTCCATGACGATCGAACCGCGAGACGAATACGACAATCTCTGCGTTTTCGGAATCAATGACAAGCCCGTCGAGGGCTACACTGTAAATATAACCCAG ATCGGTAGCTCAGCTGGCGACTCGTCCCAGACGCCGTGTAGCGTACAGTTAGAGTACGACACTCCTAACCAGCGAATCCGGTTAAAAGTCAGCTTCCCGAAGGGCGGCTGCTACCACGCGACCGTCAGCCTGTCCGGCTTGCAGCTGCACAACGGAGACTTTGATATTATAGTCTTAGAAA GCGCAGTCGCTAGAGCTGTTCACAATAACGTTGCTTCCAAGGACCCCGACATCTGTTACGCGGCGAAGCTTTTAGGTATGCAAGGCGAGAAGTTCTCGAAGCCCAAGAAGGTATTCTGCTTCATCTCACCGAAACAGCTGACGATCAAGGAGTACTTGTTGAAATTCATCCCGAAGAGATTAGTTACTTTTAGACTTTGCCCATCCACCAAA TTTCACTTTGACAGTCCGAACAATCAACACGAAGGCTACGACTCTTTCACGATTGACGACGGATGCCAACCCCCTGTTGAATTGATCTCACACTACCGCGATATCATCGCTGCGACTTTCACGCTGTTCCTTCTGAAAAATATTGGCGGTAGCGAGACCTTCGCTGACAAGCAGGACTTTTTCTATCACGAAGTTAGGAAGCATCACCAAAAGCACTACCACGAAAAACTTTCCATGAAGGTTCAACGCGACAAGTTGTTGGAATCG TCGATGAAGGCCACGAAAGGATTTTCAGTGAGCGACTGGTGCCGAAACTTCGAGATAACATTTCAGGGAGAACAAG GCGTCGATTGGGGCGGAGTGCGCAGAGAATGGTTCGAACTTATCTGCGCTGCTCTCTTCGATCCCGGTAACGGGCTCTTCGAGTCCTTCGGAGAATCTCAACAGGCCCTAGTGCATCCTAACAGTAAACGACCCCCTCAGTTAAAGTTGAAGCATTTCGAATTCGCCGGCAGGATCGTCGGCAAGTGTCTGTACGAATCTGCATTGGGAGGTTCCTATCGGCAGCTTGTGCGAGCCAGGTTCACACGGTCCTTCTTAGCCCAAATTATCGGCCTTAGAGTACATTATAAATACTTCGAGCAAGACGATCCAGACTTGTACTTAAGCAAAGTTAAATATATCCTCGAAAACGACGTCGAGGAGATGGAATTGTTCTTTGTCGAGGAAGAGTATGACAAAGACGGTCAATTAACAAAA CTGGCAGAACTAATTCCAGGAGGTAGCAAAGTTCGCGTAACAAACGACATGAAGCTTCGATATTTAGATGCCTTAGCTCAACACAGGCTAGCTAGTTCCATTCGTAGTGAAGTTGATCACTTTTTGAGAGGATTGAACGAGCTCATTCCGGACAATCTTCTTGGaattttcgatgaaaatgagCTAgag TTACTCCTCTGCGGAACGGGAGAATATAGCGTCACCGATCTTCGAGCTCATCATATCGCAAATGGTAGCTCCCCTGAGTTCCTGAGAGTTCTTGACTGGTTCTGGACAGCTGTAAGCAACTTCACGCAAGAGGAAATGGCACGACTACTTCAGTTTACCACAGGTTGTTCCCAACTTCCTCCAGGAGGCTTTCAACAACTCAGCCCGCGTTTCCAAATCACCGCTGCACCCACTTTTGAGAACCTTCCAACGGCACACACATG CTTCAATCAACTCTGCTTGCCCGACTACGAGTGCTATGATCACTTTGAAAAGGCACTACTCCTGGCTATCAGCGAAGGGACCGAAGGTTTTggaatgatttaa
- the LOC100118705 gene encoding apoptosis-resistant E3 ubiquitin protein ligase 1 isoform X1 codes for MFRWSTVLSGVFLALSMALPFSKLVMLASGNGNNGDVTEADQWLSEIGLKQYRPLFKQKGISSLASCGEVEALPELPPQDEERLQRAARLLQQRLVLRQWLADHGLHNHYQRLMQMEVVSLEDVYWVEDNAARAALGKDLPRWIQARQTLPTSKEDLDVLKADLWSSVVKNSQHQDAWTWGGMLVVSVSVAGLVTLAAMTQPALAPEAKHSLLQYVTGKYLLPSNCRVHFEWDEPQLVGETMTFNVKFYQRNGQPYPICDKDNLIVEVTEGTRRVATFIELGGTDPLAANTAVVKFTVRHAGQYRIAVLIGSCHVHGSPFLKNFLPGPPDPNKTVFVRHSSTVVCTAGIAHSMTIEPRDEYDNLCVFGINDKPVEGYTVNITQIGSSAGDSSQTPCSVQLEYDTPNQRIRLKVSFPKGGCYHATVSLSGLQLHNGDFDIIVLESKDNCAVARAVHNNVASKDPDICYAAKLLGMQGEKFSKPKKVFCFISPKQLTIKEYLLKFIPKRLVTFRLCPSTKFHFDSPNNQHEGYDSFTIDDGCQPPVELISHYRDIIAATFTLFLLKNIGGSETFADKQDFFYHEVRKHHQKHYHEKLSMKVQRDKLLESSMKATKGFSVSDWCRNFEITFQGEQGVDWGGVRREWFELICAALFDPGNGLFESFGESQQALVHPNSKRPPQLKLKHFEFAGRIVGKCLYESALGGSYRQLVRARFTRSFLAQIIGLRVHYKYFEQDDPDLYLSKVKYILENDVEEMELFFVEEEYDKDGQLTKLAELIPGGSKVRVTNDMKLRYLDALAQHRLASSIRSEVDHFLRGLNELIPDNLLGIFDENELELLLCGTGEYSVTDLRAHHIANGSSPEFLRVLDWFWTAVSNFTQEEMARLLQFTTGCSQLPPGGFQQLSPRFQITAAPTFENLPTAHTCFNQLCLPDYECYDHFEKALLLAISEGTEGFGMI; via the exons GTATTTCGAGCCTGGCGAGTTGCGGCGAGGTCGAGGCGCTGCCGGAGCTGCCGCCCCAGGACGAGGAGCGGCTCCAACGCGCTGCGAGGCTACTCCAACAGCGGCTCGTTCTGCGCCAATGGCTCGCCGACCACGGGCTCCACAATCACTACCAGAG ATTGATGCAGATGGAGGTTGTGTCGCTGGAGGACGTCTACTGGGTAGAGGACAACGCGGCGAGGGCTGCACTGGGAAAAGACTTGCCCCGATGGATCCAGGCGAGACAAACGTTGCCGACTTCGAAGGAGGACCTGGACGTGCTGAAGGCCGACCTCTGGAGCTCCGTCGTCAAGAACAGTCAGCATCAGGACGCCTGGACTTGGG GCGGGATGCTGGTGGTGTCGGTGTCGGTGGCGGGCCTCGTCACCCTCGCGGCGATGACGCAACCGGCTCTCGCGCCCGAGGCCAAACACTCTCTTCTCCAGTACGTCACCGGCAAGTACCTTCTGCCCAGTAACTGCAGGGTCCACTTCGAGTGGGACGAGCCGCAACTCGTTGGCGAGACGATGACTTTTAACGTTAAg TTTTATCAGAGAAACGGTCAACCATATCCAATTTGCGACAAGGATAATCTAATCGTCGAGGTGACTGAAGGCACTCGTAGAGTGGCGACTTTTATAGAATTAGGCGGCACCGACCCCCTGGCGGCCAACACAGCAGTCGTCAAATTCACGGTGCGACACGCCGGACAATACCGAATCGCCGTGCTCATTGGATCTTGTCACGTTCACGGAAGCccgtttttgaaaaatttccttCCTG GACCCCCGGATCCGAACAAAACGGTTTTCGTGCGACACAGCTCGACCGTCGTCTGTACGGCCGGAATCGCTCACTCCATGACGATCGAACCGCGAGACGAATACGACAATCTCTGCGTTTTCGGAATCAATGACAAGCCCGTCGAGGGCTACACTGTAAATATAACCCAG ATCGGTAGCTCAGCTGGCGACTCGTCCCAGACGCCGTGTAGCGTACAGTTAGAGTACGACACTCCTAACCAGCGAATCCGGTTAAAAGTCAGCTTCCCGAAGGGCGGCTGCTACCACGCGACCGTCAGCCTGTCCGGCTTGCAGCTGCACAACGGAGACTTTGATATTATAGTCTTAGAAAGTAAGGACAATT GCGCAGTCGCTAGAGCTGTTCACAATAACGTTGCTTCCAAGGACCCCGACATCTGTTACGCGGCGAAGCTTTTAGGTATGCAAGGCGAGAAGTTCTCGAAGCCCAAGAAGGTATTCTGCTTCATCTCACCGAAACAGCTGACGATCAAGGAGTACTTGTTGAAATTCATCCCGAAGAGATTAGTTACTTTTAGACTTTGCCCATCCACCAAA TTTCACTTTGACAGTCCGAACAATCAACACGAAGGCTACGACTCTTTCACGATTGACGACGGATGCCAACCCCCTGTTGAATTGATCTCACACTACCGCGATATCATCGCTGCGACTTTCACGCTGTTCCTTCTGAAAAATATTGGCGGTAGCGAGACCTTCGCTGACAAGCAGGACTTTTTCTATCACGAAGTTAGGAAGCATCACCAAAAGCACTACCACGAAAAACTTTCCATGAAGGTTCAACGCGACAAGTTGTTGGAATCG TCGATGAAGGCCACGAAAGGATTTTCAGTGAGCGACTGGTGCCGAAACTTCGAGATAACATTTCAGGGAGAACAAG GCGTCGATTGGGGCGGAGTGCGCAGAGAATGGTTCGAACTTATCTGCGCTGCTCTCTTCGATCCCGGTAACGGGCTCTTCGAGTCCTTCGGAGAATCTCAACAGGCCCTAGTGCATCCTAACAGTAAACGACCCCCTCAGTTAAAGTTGAAGCATTTCGAATTCGCCGGCAGGATCGTCGGCAAGTGTCTGTACGAATCTGCATTGGGAGGTTCCTATCGGCAGCTTGTGCGAGCCAGGTTCACACGGTCCTTCTTAGCCCAAATTATCGGCCTTAGAGTACATTATAAATACTTCGAGCAAGACGATCCAGACTTGTACTTAAGCAAAGTTAAATATATCCTCGAAAACGACGTCGAGGAGATGGAATTGTTCTTTGTCGAGGAAGAGTATGACAAAGACGGTCAATTAACAAAA CTGGCAGAACTAATTCCAGGAGGTAGCAAAGTTCGCGTAACAAACGACATGAAGCTTCGATATTTAGATGCCTTAGCTCAACACAGGCTAGCTAGTTCCATTCGTAGTGAAGTTGATCACTTTTTGAGAGGATTGAACGAGCTCATTCCGGACAATCTTCTTGGaattttcgatgaaaatgagCTAgag TTACTCCTCTGCGGAACGGGAGAATATAGCGTCACCGATCTTCGAGCTCATCATATCGCAAATGGTAGCTCCCCTGAGTTCCTGAGAGTTCTTGACTGGTTCTGGACAGCTGTAAGCAACTTCACGCAAGAGGAAATGGCACGACTACTTCAGTTTACCACAGGTTGTTCCCAACTTCCTCCAGGAGGCTTTCAACAACTCAGCCCGCGTTTCCAAATCACCGCTGCACCCACTTTTGAGAACCTTCCAACGGCACACACATG CTTCAATCAACTCTGCTTGCCCGACTACGAGTGCTATGATCACTTTGAAAAGGCACTACTCCTGGCTATCAGCGAAGGGACCGAAGGTTTTggaatgatttaa